The genome window GGAAATCCTGCAGCTGAAGGAAAACGCCAGGGCAGCGGAAACGGAAAAACAGCTTGCCGTTCAGACGGCCGTTCAGGCCAAAGATACCGAGATTATCTCCCTGAAGGATAAAATAGAGCTGGAAAAACAGGCGGCAGCGATCCGCGAACAAAGCCTGAAGGATGCCCACAAAACAGAAGTGGAGCGTTTGGAAGCAGAAGTGGAACAATATCGGGACTTTAAGCTCCGCCAGTCCACCAAAATGATCGGTGAAAGCCTGGAGCAGCACTGCCTGACCACATTCAACCAGGTCCGGATGATGGCTTTCCCCCGTGCCTACTTTGAAAAGGATAATGAAGTGATAGAGGGCACAAAAGGTGACTTTGTTTACCGGGAGGAAACCGAGGACGGTCTTCCCCTGCTCTCCATCCTTTTCGAAATGAAAAATGAGGCGGACGCCACCGAGAAAAAGCATAAGAATGAAGACTTCATCGATAAGCTGGACAAAGACCGCAAAAAGAAAAACTGTGAGTACGCGGTGCTGGTAACCATGCTGGAGCCTGACAGCGACCTGTATAACGCCGGCATTGTCACCGAATACCGGTATGAAAAGATGTACATCGTCCGCCCGCAGTTTTTCCTCCCGCTGATTTCCCTCCTGCGAAACGCTGCCCTTTCCAATACCCAGGTCCGCCGGGAACTGGAAACGGTCCGCCGCCAGAACCTGGATGTGGAGCAGTTTGACCAGGCTCTTCTGGAGTTCCGTGATAAATTCGGAAAGAATTACCAGATCGCCCAGTCCCATTTTGAAAAAGCCATCGCAGAGATTGATGAGACCATCAAGCACCTGGAGCGTGTCAAGGAATCCCTGACCAAATCCGGCAACCAGCTTCGTCTGGCTAATGACAAGGCGCAGGATCTCACCATTAAAAAGCTCACCAAAGGGAATCCCACCATGCGGGATAAATTCGAAGAGGCAGGGATCAGCATCGACTGATCCGGCCTTTTTTCGTCAGTTTTTTTGCAGTTGCATTTCCGGTATGGACTTTCCCGAACGGTTGATATACAATAGGTTTACAAAGATTGATCATAGAGACTTTCATGAGGTGGCATTTACCATGAAACGGATTGCGTTGCTGGTGGTTTCTATCCTTTTATTTTCCTTTCTTGCTCCCCTGGCCTGTGCTGAAAAGCTGGATGACAGTGTCCTGCTCAGTTATTATGATGACTGCGTCCTTTTCGGCGATTCCAGGATGGAGGCGCTCAAGCGTTACTGCTCCGCCGTCCGGCAGACAGATGAATCCTTCCTGCGCAAGACCACCATCATCTGCACCTCCAGCATCGGTCTCTATGCCGCCAGCCGGAATTACCTGAGCGGTGATTTCCATTACTACTTTCACGGCAACGACCGGACCATCTATGAAATTGCCAAAGAGCTCAGTCCGAAAAAGGCCTTCGTGATGCTCGGCCTGAATGATGAGATTGCTACCAAGATCGATAAAGGGCTTTCCTGGGCGGAAAAGGTCATCACAACCATGAAGGAGCATTCCCCGGACACCGTGGTGTACTTCTTCTCCGAAACGCCCGTCACTCCTAAATTTGAAAAGAAGATAGACTTCCCCGGCTATCAGGATAAGCTGGATGAATATAACGCTCTCCTGAAGGAACTGTGTGTGTCCACCGGCGGTGGATATATTGATATTGCGGAAGCACTGAAGGATGAAAACAACTACCTGCTGGAGGAGTATTCCAGCGATAAGATCTGTCATATCAGCGATGAAGGACTGGTCATCTGGCTGGACCGCATGAAAGAATATGCCCAGGAACAGTATGATGCCGGTCTCTGGAATCCCTTTGATGACGCCGGTGAATCACTTCCGGAAGGAGGGAACGAGCCATGAAACACGTCATCTCCCTGCTGCTGATTCTGTCCTTCTGCTTCGTCCTGATCCCGTCCTGTGCGGAAAAAGCATCAGAAACCCTGATGGATCGTGTTCTCCGTGTCGCGGAAGACAGCAGCGACCTGATTCGCATGGATGAGGATGAACTGTACGACGTCATCGGCATCGCTCCGGAAGACTATTCAGACTATGCTTACCTGGCAGATTATGACGCGCTCTCCGGACGGGAGCTGGTTCTCGTCCGCGCTGTCGATGAGGAAGCCGCAGAACGTATTTCCACCCTGTTATCGCTGTATCTGGAACACCGCCTCAAGGCAACCCGCAATTACCTGCCGGATGTTTACCGCGCCCTGAGCGAAGCAGCAGTCCGTCAGGAAAATCTGCTTCTGGTTTTGTCCGTTGCTCCTCCGGATCCTGAGGAAGCCAGTTTATTGCTTCAGGAGGAGTAACACCTTATGGTCTTCAGTTCGTTGACCTATTTGCTGCTTTTCATGCCCTGCGTGCTTCTGGGCTACCGGCTCATGCCCCAAAAAGCAAGGATGCCTTTTCTTCTGGCGGCATCCCTGCTTTTTTATGGCTGGGGTTCTCCCCGCTGGCTGCTGCTTCTGGCCTGGTGCGTACTCGTCAGCTGGGGCGGCACGCTGCTGATGACCCGCGGCGGAAAAAACCGCAGGGTTTTCCTGATCCTGATCATCATCCTGGATCTCCTTCCCCTTTTCTGGTTTAAATACGCCGGTTTCTTCCGGGATACGATCCGGGACCTGACCGGCTGGGACGGCTTTGCCGCCGCTGATTCCCTGCTTGAGCAGTGTTTCGGCCGGAGTCCCGGGATCAAAACGCCCGTCCTGCCCGCCGGCATTTCTTTCTTTACATTCCAGGCCATCTCCTATGTGATTGATGTGTGGCGGAAGGACTCCCGTCCTCAGCGTTCACCGGTCATCTTCGGCGTCTATCTTTCCCTCTTTCCCCAGCTCGTGGCCGGTCCCATTGTCCGCTACATTGACCTGGAAAAACAGCTGATTGAGCATCCCCGGCCCACCTGGGCTCAGATGCGTCATGGTATCCGCCGTTTCAGCGTCGGCCTGGCCAAAAAGGTCCTGCTTGCCGATGCCCTCGGCCGTTTCTGGGGGCAGATGAACGCCGACCTGTCACAGGCCGGCGCCCTGGGTGCCTGGATGGGGCTTCTCGCTTTCTCTTTCCAGATCTATTTTGATTTCTCCGGTTATTCCGATATGGCCATCGGCCTTGGCGAGGCGCTTGGTTTCGTTTTCCCCGAAAACTTCAGCCGTCCGTACCGTGCGGAAAGTCTCACCGGTTTCTGGCGGCGGTGGCATATTTCCCTGACAACCTGGTTCACCGAATATGTTTATATCCCGCTGGGCGGCAACCGCTGCTCCCCCTGGCGCCGGGACCTGAATGTCTTTTTCGTCTGGGCCCTGACCGGGCTTTGGCACGGTGCCGGCTGGCATTTTGTCCTCTGGGGGCTTTATTTTGCGGTCCTTCTGATCCTTGAAAAGCATCTCCTGCATGATCGTCCCTTTACCAACAAAGGCGCTCCCTGGGTCCGCAGGTTCATCACCTTTGTGATCGTCATGATCGGCTGGGGGCTTTTCTCCGGTTTCGGGGCGCCTCTGTTCAGCGCCCTGTTCGGGTTTGCCGGCTTTGCCTCATCCAGGGCGGCCCTGACCTGTCTTGCTTTTGTCCCCCTGCTGCTACTGTGCGCGGTGATTTCCTTTTCACCGGTTCTTCCCCGGATCCAGGAATGGCGTTTCACAGCGCCGATCCTGTTCCTGCTCTGCCTGGCGGCGCTGGTTTCCCAGGGCTATGCCCCCTTTGTGTATTTCCAGTTCTGATGAAAGGAGGATGTCCGCATGGAAAAAAAGAGAAAAAGATTTCCTGACAGCTTCGCGGTCATTGCGGGCATGCTCATTCTGCTTGCCCTCGGGCTCGCAGCCGTCTTCTGCGGCGGCGGAGAGTTCAGCGACTGGGAACGCCGTTACCTGGCGAACCGCCCGGCCGCTCCGGACCTGAACACCTGGACAACGGACAGGGAAACTGAGGACTTCCTTTCCGACCATATTCCCGGAAGGCAGGCTCTCATCGCCCTGGACAGCAGTGGTCTGTTCCTCACCGGACGCGATTCCCAGCTCAGCACATGGTACACCTCCGGTTCTGTCATTGAGCCTCCGGTGGAAATCAATGCCGACAGCATCAGCACAAAGCTCCGCCGCTTTGAAAAGCTGGCCGGCAAGGCCGGTGGTGTGCCATGGTATGTGCTTTCGCCCCATACCCACGGCTGGCTGCTCCGGGATCGGATCTTTCCGGTGCTCGGCCGCCAGTATCGGTCGGAAGCAACAGGCTATGCCGTCCTTGATGCCTGCGAAAACTATGTTCCCATGCCCGGCGTGTTTGATGCCGAGCCGGATGGCATGTACTATACTACCGACCATCACTGGACCCTTCAGGGAGCATGGCAGGCTTATCTGGCTTTGTCCGGGCCGCTTGGCTACAAACCGCTGGCCCTGGAGGATTTCCGTATCACGGAATATCCCGGCTTCCGGGGAACCACCCTGTCCCGTTCCGGCCTTCCTGCCTTTTGGGAGGATACGCTTGTCTGTGCCGAGCCGGACTCTCCCGTCCGGGTAACCTTCATCGACAGGGATGCTGAGTCCTCCGAAAACCGTCTGATCTTCCCGGAGGATGCCGGAACCTGGGATGGATATGCCGTGTACCTGCACGGCAACCACGGAACGCTGATCATTGAGCGTCCCGACGCGCCGGAAGGCACGCTTGTCGTCTTCAAGGATTCCATGGCCAACTGCCTCCTGCCCCTGCTCAGCGCTCATTTCCGCCGTATTATTGCCGTGGACGCACGCTACTGCACAGGTGTATTTTCTGACGTCTTTGCCCGCAGCGAGGATACAAAGGCAGTTCTCTTTGTCTATTCGCTCAGCAGCCTGGTCAATGACACGGAGATCACAAGGAAGGCAAAATAAAAAAAACCGCTCTGTGCGGGAATTCACTGTTGAAGGAGAATTGAAATCCATGCGCCTGTTTCACAAACTGATTTCCTGGATCCTGGTTCTTGTCCTGGCAGCGGCTGTCCTGCCGGCTTCCGCCGAACAATCCCCGGACACTGCTGTTCCTTCTCCTTCCCCGGACAGTACACTCCTTCGCCTGCACCAGATTGATATCGGCTGCGGAGATGCCTATCTCCTCACCGTCGGGGACTACACCGTCCTCGTTGACTGCGGAACCGACAGCACCCTCCCCATCGCGCAGCATGTTCATAACTATCCGCTCTTTGATTATCTGGAAGCTGTCGGCATCGACCATGTGGACCTGTATTTTGTCACCCACTGGCATAACGATCACTGCTATAACGTGGACACCCTGATGGAGCTCTATGGCCGGGAGGACACCGTCGTCTACGGTTCCACCCCGGAACTGTATGCCGAACTGGCGCCCCTCCCCACCGGCATCTACCGTCACCTGATCGACGGGGATCACTTTACCGCCGGCCCGCTGGATATTCTTTGCGTCGGTCCCGTGTTCCGGGATAACCTGGTCGGCACCTTCAACCATGATTCCCTGAATTTCATCGTCACCTGGGGAAACCATCGCTTCCTGTTCACCGGTGATTTTGTGGAACGCACCGTCTGTAAAAACTGGCCGGAGGAAACGGCGGATATTGACGTCCTTTCCTTCCCTCATCACGGTCTTGAGCCCATGACCATGACCAAGGAATGCTTCCGGCACATGGATCCCCGCCTGGTACTCATTCCCGGCCGCCAGGCAGGACCGGTCAAGTCCTTTGCCTTTCATACAGCCTACGCCGGAAAAGACGCCGTCTATCTGTCCATGAAAGACGGTAATCTCCTGGTCACAAGCGACGGCACCAATCTCTGGTATGCCGCCAATGTTGTTCCCGGTGAACTGCCCCTCGGTGAGCTGCTTCCTCCCAGGACAGAAGATTGATTCATTTCCGGGGCCACAGTCTGTCCAGGGCTCTGGCCACTCCGTCCTCATCGTTGCTTTCCGTGATCTCGTCCGCAATCTCTTTGATGTGATCAAGGGCATTCTTCACCGCAACGCCGTAACCGCATCTCCTGATCGGTTCCGCGTCATCATTGTCATCCCCGAAATAAACGGCTTTTTCTGTTTCCACATTCACATTCTCCAGCATCTGCCGGATGCCGCGCCATTTGGTCGCGGCTTTACTCATATACTGGCGCAGTTTCTTGTCCGCCACAGTGCTGTACACATTTTCCGGCAGGTCAACAGCAATTTGTTCCGGAGGCATGTCCGGATGACTTGCCAGGATCTTATAGATCTTTTCTCTCCGGGGCAGCATCCCGATGTCATCGATCACCGCCGGATGCCATACGGGGATATCCGAGTTGGCATAGATGCCGTTCTCCGCTTCCACGGAGATCACCGCGCCTTCCTGCCGTAAAAGCTGTTCCAGGATGGATACAGCGTCCTCTGTATCAATGGTATTCTCATATACGCTGTCGGGAGTCACAGTCCGTGCGCCGTTCAGCGTGGTGGCCGCATGGAATCCGATCAGGTCTCTGTATTCGGTAATCGCCCGTTCCGGTCTTGCCGTTGCCGCAAGCAGGAAAGCGCCTGCTTCACGCCAGGCCTGCAGCACTTCCAGGGTATAGTCTGAAACTGTTTTGTCTGTCCGCAGCAGCGTCCGGTCCAGGTCAACGATCACCGCGAGATAAGGCAGCTGTGCCATTTGTTTTCCTCCGCTGTTCCTCTGCGCCGTTTGTATCGGCCGGCAGATATTTTCGCCCATTATACTCCCGTCCGGAGTGCCGGGCAATCACATTTTTTGCAAAAAAGGGGAATCCGGTTTTTCACCGGATTCCCCTTCATTTTCTTCTTTAGCGGATGTCTGTCGATGTTGCCGGGGCAAGCCTCGGATTCGTGGTGAACAGCGTCTCCAGCATCTCCCTGGAGGCATATTCACCCGGTATCTCCTGGTTTGCAAGGGCAATGCCGTAATCCCGCTGGAACAGGGCTACAGCCGCAACAGTCTTTGCGCCGTAAACGCCGTCCGCCTTTCCGGGATCATATCTCATGTCCTTCAGGCGCTTCTGCATCGCCTTCACCCGGGTGCTGCGGTCGCCCTTCTTCAGCGGAACATAGGCATCAAAGAACGGTGCGTCATCCGCAAACAGTTTCTTCTGTACGGAAGGAGAAATATAGTTGTGTTTCTTCAGGCCCGCCGTTTCACAGAACAGGTCGATGGCGATCTGGGTCAGCTCGCCGTAGCTGCCGTCAACGCTGCCCGTCGGATAACCCAGGTCAGCCAGGCGCTGCTGGATTTTCCGTACGGTTTTGCCCTTGGCGCCGTTATGAACGGTACCGTCTTCATCGATCAGGTCACCGGATGAGGTCTTTTCCGTGTTCTTGGCCGGAGCCTTCGTCGGTGCCGCCGTCACCACAGGAGCCGCTGTTACCACAGGGGCAGCTGTCACAGAAGCCGCCTGAACCGCCGGCTGAGCGGTTGCGGACAGGGAAACAGTCTCCGCTGCGGCATTTTCCAGCGCCCATTTCTGCGGTTCCGGCTGCGTATAGCGGTACAGGATGCCATTCATCACGCATGCCCCGGCTGTCTGGTCACTGATCTGGGGATAGTTTGTAAAGCCGCCGGTCTTCAGGTCCATCACCTCAACCCGGTGGTTTTTCCCGGTCAGTGTCAGGGCATCCCGGGTAACGGTCAGGCTTTCGGGTTCATCCACCAGTCTGCCGGACAATCCCGTAACATAAGCATCCCTGCTTCCCGGAACGATCGCCCTGTCTTTGTTCTCAACAACGTCCCGGACCCGCAGGATCCATCCCGCATCCGTTTTCTCCACATAATACAGGTAGGTGCCGTCGCTGACCATCGCCCCGGCAGTCACGGAAACAGCGGTTCCGTCAACAGTCAGGATCCCGTTTTCCAGCTTCATCTGGACAGCACCGGGAGCTGCCGCTTCGGCGCCTTCCGCTTTTCTGTACATGGCGCCATCTTTGTTCACCACAACAACGCCCTGGTCTTTCGTCTGGCAGATGATCCCGTTTTCTGTGGCCTGGATCAGGTCTTCCATCACCAGCGGGATCTGGCGGTAGCTTTCATCACCGCTCTGGATGCACAGGTATCCGTTTTCCGCGATCCATCCGGTTGTCTGGCCGTCCGTCACCGCGGGAGCCGCGCAGGCTGCTGATACCAGCAGGCATACTGCTGCCAGGAGCATCAGAAATGAATACTTCTTCACCTGTTTTCACCTCGTATTTCTGGAGAACTGAACGTTCCCTACATAATAGACGAAAGCAAAAGCTTTTTTATTTCATCCGCGTACACATTTTTTCCGCAGACTGCCGTTCATTCCGGATGCTGTGCCAGGTATTCCTCAAACTCCGGCGTCCGTGACCAGTATCTGATGCCCCAGTTCTCCAGGTTCCATTCGTCCATGTATTCGTTGCATTCATAATCCACATACCAGATCAGGCCGTTGCGGATCACGAAATTCGTCGGAAAATAATCAATGTTCAGTCCGGCCGCTTTGGCCTTTCCGGCCATCTCCCTCACCTGTTCCAGGTAAGGAGCAGCGGATTGTCCGCTCCTTACCAGGTCAAAGACAGTATCCCCTTCGATGTATTCCTTGACGATCCGTTCTGTTTTTTCGTCAATGGCGATCATTTCCGGGATCCTGATCCCCGCCTGTTTCAGGCGCTCATAGTCCCGGCGTTCCGCCTCGATCTTGTTGCCGAAGGTGTAATAGTCACAGGGCTCATGATGGATCTGTTTCAGTACGAACTGCCGGTTGTCCTTCTCCGCCAGGTAGGAATACCCGCCCTTTCCGTGTCCCAGCAGCCGGATGATCCGGTATGTTTCCCCCAGTGCTGTCACTTCTCTGTCCATAGCATCCTCCGGAACGCTCATTCCAGGTCCTTGTCCAGGCATACGGCATCCGCCTCATTGTCATAAGGCGGATAGTTTTCACACACCGTGTATCCGTTTTTCTTGTAAAACGCGATTGCGTGGGGATTCCCCTCCCGGCACTCCAGCACCAGTCGCCTGTATCCGGTCCTTCCGGCCAGTTCCTCCACTGCCTTCATCAGCGCCGCGCCGATTCCCTTCCTGTTCTTCCGCGCATAGACACGTTTGATTTCACCGGTTCTGTCATCCATCCTGCGGACTCCCGCGCAGCAGACAGGAATGTCATCATCATAGCCCACAAGGAAGAAAGCCTTTTCCTGGCTGAAATCATCCAGGCATACATGCGCCGTTCCGTTATGGCCCAGGATTCCCATCAGGGTTTCATTCAGCTCCCGCAGCATCGTTTGTGCGTCAGGCGCTTCCACCCCCGTTTGAACAAAAGAAAGACTCATGAACATTACTCCTGTGTTTACCGGATTAATTCCCTCAGGTCCCGGATCTTCAGATAAACGGTATCCACATCGGAAGCCGGGTTCGCCGCGATCAGGATCGGTGTGATCCCCAAAGCCGCAGCACCTTCAAGATTGTTTACGCTGTCATCAATAAAGACCGTTTCCCCGGCAGGAACGCCGGCCTTTCCCAGCGCGTCCAGGTACATGCGTTTATCCGGCTTAACCGTTCCGAGGGAACAGCTGAAAGTCGTGAACGAAAAATACTGCGATACGCCGAGATATTCCAGCTGGGGAACGATGCTTGGCCAGGTATCGGAGATGACACCGAGCTTATGCGTTTTACCCAGCGTTTCCAGCACTTCCCGGATCCCCGGATAGGGAATATAGTTTTTCATATTGTAGGCTCGGTCCCGGGCAATCGCTTCCCGTTCCTCACCGGTCAGTCCCAGCTGGAGCTTCTCCGAGATAATGGAATAAAACTGGATAAACTGCTTATATTCCGCTTCAACAGAGGTCAGCAGGTGATCCTGGTTCAGGAAGCGTATACCGGCTTCCCTGGCGTCCCGAATCTCCTCGTCGCTGTGCAGCTTCAGCCGTTTCCCGGCCAGTTCCAGGAACATATTCGTAAACAGCCAGTCTCCTGATGCCGGCCTGTCCAGTGTATAGCCCACATCGAAAAAAATGACTTTCTTATCCTTTATCTGACTGATCATGATGCTTCTCCGTTTTTTATGTCGCTTTTCCCCTGTCAGCTTATTTCCATCTGATCCAGATAGGGTTTATACCTTGCATACTGTTTTTGTAGTACCGGCTCATTCGGAATCAGGTCAAGGAATGCTTTGGGGTCTGTCCACTGATAGTCAATCGTTTCCCCCTCCTGAAGGCTGATGGCATCTTTTGCGCTGTCCACCATAGCCAAATAGGCGTAAACAACCGACTTTGTTTTCGGATTCCGCGTGATCCCGATCAGCTCCAGCGTTTCCGCTTCCAGGCCGGTTTCCTCCCGCATTTCCCTGCGTGCTGCTTCTTCCGGCGTTTCACCCGCCAGAGCGGCTCCTCCGGCGCTGGCTTCCCAACATCCGGGATACATTTCCTTTCGGGAATCCCGGAGCGTCAGGAGAAATGTTCCGTCCCGGTGCCTGATCAGTATATCGCACACGAGATGGTATCTGCCTTCCGGAATATCTGTTATCCGGGATCGTTCCCACGTTTCACCGGTTTTTCTTCCCAGTTCATCATACAGATCCCAGATTTCCATCACAGCTTCCCCCGTGTTCTTTCATTGTCCAGGTGCCCGTTCCATGGCCCTGCCCTGCACCGGCACAAAGCCGTATTGCGCGTAAAGGCCATGGGCATCCCTGGTCATCAGGAATCCGCGCAGGCCTTCATATTCCGGCCTGGCCACAATGTGGGCAACCAGTGCCTTCCCCAGTCCCCTGTGCTGGTATTCCGGATCAATGATCACATCGCACAGGTAATAGGTTGTTGCGAAATCACTGATCACCCTGGCAAATCCAATCAGCTTTTCCTCCCCGGAAAGCCGGATACCGTAGCACACTGAGTTCCGCATGGATTTCCCGATCTGTTCCAGGGACCGTTTATTGGCCCAGTAGGTTGCTTTCAGCAGCCTGGCTGCTTCCTCTGTAGTGATCTGGTCATTCCCTTCTATGATCCTGTAGTCCATCATTTTGCTTCTTTCACGTTTTATTTTGAGGCGGCTGCTTTCTGCCTGAACAGGCCGTGCTGGTTGCAGCAGGCATACAGCCATCCGCTTCCGCGGTAAAAGAACCGGGCCTCCGCGTTTCCTTCCGGATACAGCACAACGGTTTCGCACCGGTCTGCCGTCATATAGGCAATGAACGACAGCGAGTGTTCCTTGGTCATGGGATGCTCCGCGGAAACGAAGATCTCGTCCTCCACCCGTTCAATAATCAAACGGTGTGCCGGGTCCGGTTCTTCCGCTTCCAGTGCCGGAAGCTGGATACCGCAGCAGGAGATCACCGCGTCTCCCCGTGCGAAAACAACATTTCCGCAGACAGGGCAGACGTAAAAGCGGCTTTTCAGTATATTGGATGCCCGGTTCGTGTTTGTCACCGTCTGCCCGCACAGCAGTTCCGGCACGGAAATATGAAGGGCTTTGCCCAGCGGTTCCAGCAAGGATACGTCCGGGAACCCCCTTCCGTTCTCCCATTTGGATACTGCCTTATCGCTCACGCACAGTTTTTCCGCCAGTTCCGCCTGCGTCATCCGGTATTTTTCACGCAGCGCCTTGATCGTTGTTCCGGTTACATAGTGATCCATTTATCATCACTCCTTTCCGGACGAGCATAGCGCCTGGTCCGTCAGCCTGCAACCTACGCTCCGTAGAGTGTTTTATCCGATCAGCGCCTGTACTTCCTCAATCCGCGGCGGATTCAGCGGCAGCGGGAACCGCGAGATTGCGACAGCGGAACAGGCACTGGCAAACCGCACCAGTTCTTCATCCTTCATCCCGTGCAGCAGGCCGTACACACAGCCGGCCTTGAAGGTGTCCCCCGCGCCAAGTGTACTCCGGACTGTAACGTTGAACGGCTTCATCCGGTGGATTTCTTCACCCTTCCGGGCATACAGCATTTCTCCCCCGCCCTGGGTGATGATCGTCAGGCCGTCGGTTGCCTGCTGCATCTTTTCCATAATGGCTTCAGGCGCCATGCCCGCATAATGCTCCGCCACGCACTCCTTGGAAACCACATTGACCGCTGCCAGCTTATGCAGCAGAGAATCGTGGGGACTGTCAATGGTCACAAAGGGGACCCCGTTCCTTTGGCAGTATTCCGCCGCCAGCAGGGATTCATCCCGGAAAAACGGATCGATCGCCGCTGCCTTGCAGCCGGCAATGTCTTCCTCTCTGGGAACACCCCACCATCTTTTTCCGGTTTCAAACAGCGTCTGGAACCGTCCCATGGGAGAGCGCACCAGTCCGGCGATCACCACATAATCCATCACGCCGGGATCTTCCGTAAACGTCATGGAGGACAGGTCCACCTGCTTATCGGCGTAGAACGCCTTCAGCATCGGCGCGACCTCCGTGCCGATCCAGGTACCGTCCATCTTCACGGATACACCCAGGGAACTGAGCACAGTCGCCGCTGTCCCCGTTTCCCCGCCGGGAAGGAAATACTGGTCCTTGATCTCCGCGTACTCATCCGGCTGCAGAAAGCCGTCCCTCAGCAGGAAGGAATGGGTGCCCAGGATCTGGCCAAAGAGATAAACCTCATGCTTCCGCTCCATGCTTTTCCCCTTCTCTGTGTCCCTTCCGTTCTTATCACGCCGGCCTTTCCAGTTCAAGTTCCAGGCATTTCCAGGCTTCATTTCCGATATGGTAGTATTCCGTCTGCGCCGTGGTTGTTTCCCGGAATCCGACAGCCAGGTAACACCGGTAAGCGGGTTCGTTGTTCTCAAAAACACCCAGGGTGATCTTTTCCGCCTTCAGCATATCAAAGGCATACCGGATCGCCAGCTGCAGCATTCCCTTTCCGCAGCCCTTCCTGCGCTTTTTGTCATCCACGATCACAAACCCGAAG of Aristaeella lactis contains these proteins:
- a CDS encoding serine/threonine-protein kinase, producing MDREVTALGETYRIIRLLGHGKGGYSYLAEKDNRQFVLKQIHHEPCDYYTFGNKIEAERRDYERLKQAGIRIPEMIAIDEKTERIVKEYIEGDTVFDLVRSGQSAAPYLEQVREMAGKAKAAGLNIDYFPTNFVIRNGLIWYVDYECNEYMDEWNLENWGIRYWSRTPEFEEYLAQHPE
- a CDS encoding GNAT family N-acetyltransferase, with product MSLSFVQTGVEAPDAQTMLRELNETLMGILGHNGTAHVCLDDFSQEKAFFLVGYDDDIPVCCAGVRRMDDRTGEIKRVYARKNRKGIGAALMKAVEELAGRTGYRRLVLECREGNPHAIAFYKKNGYTVCENYPPYDNEADAVCLDKDLE
- a CDS encoding HAD family hydrolase, whose protein sequence is MISQIKDKKVIFFDVGYTLDRPASGDWLFTNMFLELAGKRLKLHSDEEIRDAREAGIRFLNQDHLLTSVEAEYKQFIQFYSIISEKLQLGLTGEEREAIARDRAYNMKNYIPYPGIREVLETLGKTHKLGVISDTWPSIVPQLEYLGVSQYFSFTTFSCSLGTVKPDKRMYLDALGKAGVPAGETVFIDDSVNNLEGAAALGITPILIAANPASDVDTVYLKIRDLRELIR
- a CDS encoding NUDIX hydrolase, which translates into the protein MEIWDLYDELGRKTGETWERSRITDIPEGRYHLVCDILIRHRDGTFLLTLRDSRKEMYPGCWEASAGGAALAGETPEEAARREMREETGLEAETLELIGITRNPKTKSVVYAYLAMVDSAKDAISLQEGETIDYQWTDPKAFLDLIPNEPVLQKQYARYKPYLDQMEIS
- a CDS encoding GNAT family N-acetyltransferase codes for the protein MMDYRIIEGNDQITTEEAARLLKATYWANKRSLEQIGKSMRNSVCYGIRLSGEEKLIGFARVISDFATTYYLCDVIIDPEYQHRGLGKALVAHIVARPEYEGLRGFLMTRDAHGLYAQYGFVPVQGRAMERAPGQ
- a CDS encoding helix-turn-helix domain-containing protein, whose product is MDHYVTGTTIKALREKYRMTQAELAEKLCVSDKAVSKWENGRGFPDVSLLEPLGKALHISVPELLCGQTVTNTNRASNILKSRFYVCPVCGNVVFARGDAVISCCGIQLPALEAEEPDPAHRLIIERVEDEIFVSAEHPMTKEHSLSFIAYMTADRCETVVLYPEGNAEARFFYRGSGWLYACCNQHGLFRQKAAASK
- a CDS encoding carbohydrate kinase family protein, which codes for MERKHEVYLFGQILGTHSFLLRDGFLQPDEYAEIKDQYFLPGGETGTAATVLSSLGVSVKMDGTWIGTEVAPMLKAFYADKQVDLSSMTFTEDPGVMDYVVIAGLVRSPMGRFQTLFETGKRWWGVPREEDIAGCKAAAIDPFFRDESLLAAEYCQRNGVPFVTIDSPHDSLLHKLAAVNVVSKECVAEHYAGMAPEAIMEKMQQATDGLTIITQGGGEMLYARKGEEIHRMKPFNVTVRSTLGAGDTFKAGCVYGLLHGMKDEELVRFASACSAVAISRFPLPLNPPRIEEVQALIG
- a CDS encoding GNAT family N-acetyltransferase; protein product: MLRLRPYKACDAAKIVSWTGDETAFRKWCADRFESWPITAEDLNRHYDALADSDSFYEMTAFDETGAVGHLIMRFTDERKTILRFGFVIVDDKKRRKGCGKGMLQLAIRYAFDMLKAEKITLGVFENNEPAYRCYLAVGFRETTTAQTEYYHIGNEAWKCLELELERPA